In Anaerobacillus isosaccharinicus, one genomic interval encodes:
- the galU gene encoding UTP--glucose-1-phosphate uridylyltransferase GalU translates to MKVRKAIIPAAGLGTRFLPATKAMPKEMLPIVDKPTIQYIVEEAIESGIEDIIIVTGKGKRAIEDHFDHSFELEQNLLEKGKLELLNEVQKSTKLVDIHYIRQKEPKGLGHAIWCARKFIGNEPFAVLLGDDIVKAEKPCLQQLMEQYERYNASIIGVQHVLDEEVSRYGIIDGKQIGERLYNVINLVEKPKQEEAPSTMAILGRYILSPKIFEILNNQVPGAGGEIQLTDAISGLNHFEAVYAYDFEGVRYDVGEKMGFIKTTIEFALQREDLKYSLLEYLSKITEKEGYKI, encoded by the coding sequence TTGAAAGTTAGAAAAGCAATAATTCCAGCTGCGGGATTAGGAACAAGATTTTTGCCTGCAACAAAAGCGATGCCAAAAGAGATGCTGCCAATCGTCGATAAACCAACCATTCAATATATCGTTGAAGAAGCTATAGAATCTGGCATTGAAGATATTATTATCGTAACAGGTAAAGGTAAAAGGGCGATTGAAGATCATTTTGATCATTCATTTGAGCTAGAACAGAATTTATTAGAAAAAGGGAAACTAGAGCTGCTGAATGAAGTACAAAAGTCTACAAAGCTCGTAGACATTCATTATATCCGCCAAAAAGAACCAAAAGGGTTAGGTCATGCGATTTGGTGTGCGCGTAAATTTATAGGGAATGAGCCATTTGCTGTTCTTTTGGGTGATGATATAGTCAAAGCAGAAAAACCTTGTCTTCAACAATTGATGGAACAATATGAACGTTATAATGCATCAATCATAGGCGTGCAACATGTGTTAGATGAAGAAGTTTCTCGCTATGGAATTATTGACGGTAAACAAATAGGAGAAAGATTATATAACGTTATTAATCTAGTAGAAAAGCCAAAGCAGGAAGAAGCTCCCTCAACAATGGCTATACTTGGTCGCTACATTCTCAGTCCTAAAATTTTTGAGATATTGAACAATCAGGTTCCTGGAGCTGGGGGAGAAATTCAGTTAACGGATGCAATCTCGGGCTTAAATCATTTTGAAGCTGTTTATGCTTATGATTTTGAAGGTGTCAGGTATGATGTAGGCGAAAAAATGGGATTTATAAAAACAACGATTGAATTTGCACTACAGCGCGAAGATCTAAAATATAGTTTACTAGAATACCTTTCAAAAATTACGGAAAAAGAAGGATATAAAATTTAA
- a CDS encoding CpsD/CapB family tyrosine-protein kinase: MEHKRIEKAQLKEVKRSLISHFLPKSQVSEQYRRIRSAIQFASSKKEQSRIIAITSATSKEGKSTTAANLAVVFAQQQYKVLLIDADMRKPTCHYQFNVNNELGLTNVLLGNNDISGAIIVTTIPNLHLLSCGPIPHNPAELLGMKRMDWFLKEVRMRYDYIFIDTPPVLDVTDSQIIAEKSDGVVFVASSKTKIDSAKKAKNLIVKARGNLLGVVLNRS; this comes from the coding sequence TTGGAACATAAACGTATCGAGAAAGCACAATTGAAAGAAGTAAAAAGAAGCTTAATTAGCCACTTCTTACCTAAATCTCAAGTGTCTGAGCAATATCGTAGAATTCGTTCAGCCATCCAGTTTGCAAGTTCAAAAAAGGAACAATCCCGCATTATCGCAATAACCTCTGCTACATCAAAAGAGGGTAAATCTACGACAGCTGCAAATCTGGCTGTCGTTTTTGCTCAGCAGCAGTATAAAGTATTACTCATCGACGCTGATATGAGAAAGCCAACATGTCACTATCAATTTAATGTAAATAATGAATTGGGACTAACAAATGTGTTGCTTGGTAATAACGACATATCGGGAGCAATTATTGTTACAACTATTCCTAATCTACACCTGTTATCATGTGGGCCTATTCCTCATAACCCAGCAGAGTTGTTAGGGATGAAAAGAATGGATTGGTTTTTGAAGGAAGTCCGCATGAGATATGACTATATTTTCATTGATACTCCACCAGTTCTTGATGTGACCGATTCGCAAATTATTGCTGAGAAGAGTGACGGTGTTGTTTTTGTAGCAAGTTCTAAAACGAAAATAGATAGTGCTAAAAAAGCTAAAAATCTAATCGTGAAGGCAAGAGGTAATCTTTTAGGTGTTGTATTAAACCGTAGTTAG
- a CDS encoding polysaccharide pyruvyl transferase family protein, which yields MDECKVGMEEIMSNLEILKSVIPKKAKVIYLEYPIFANVGDLLIMKGTEEFFKIHELQVIGRYTKNNFNYTKEIPEDCIILCHGGGNFGDLYSVHQLNREKIIESYPDHKIVVLPQTIYFENNEHLNRAKQIFNQHNNLHVFTRDKRSYEFAKEYFTVNIYLSPDMAHFLWPLSYSSEIKNNVLYFLRTDQEANNGLQRMQFCEKSLDWGSMLTLTEKALIKIIAAFGKLDKLLNNVLPIAAIWKKYSDYLISKSFKVFSEHEKIVTSRLHGHIMACLLNKENLLLDNSYGKNSEYFKAWTYRVTNSDLIQIDDQQEKLESSQ from the coding sequence TTGGATGAGTGCAAAGTTGGCATGGAAGAAATTATGAGCAATTTGGAGATATTAAAATCGGTTATTCCTAAAAAAGCAAAAGTTATTTATCTTGAATACCCCATTTTTGCAAATGTTGGAGATTTACTAATTATGAAAGGAACAGAAGAGTTTTTCAAAATACATGAATTACAAGTTATTGGTCGTTACACGAAAAATAACTTCAATTATACAAAAGAGATCCCAGAGGATTGCATCATTCTTTGTCATGGTGGTGGTAACTTTGGCGATTTATATAGTGTGCATCAGCTAAATCGAGAAAAAATTATCGAAAGCTACCCAGATCATAAAATTGTCGTTTTGCCACAAACTATTTACTTTGAAAACAATGAACATTTAAATAGAGCTAAACAAATTTTTAATCAACATAACAATTTACACGTATTTACGAGGGATAAACGTTCCTATGAATTTGCAAAAGAATACTTTACTGTGAATATCTATTTATCACCTGATATGGCTCATTTTCTTTGGCCTTTGTCTTATTCCTCTGAAATTAAAAATAATGTATTATATTTTCTACGAACTGACCAGGAAGCAAATAATGGGTTACAAAGAATGCAATTTTGTGAAAAAAGTTTAGATTGGGGAAGTATGTTAACTCTAACAGAAAAAGCTCTTATAAAAATAATTGCAGCTTTCGGTAAACTAGATAAATTATTAAATAATGTGTTACCTATAGCAGCTATATGGAAGAAATACAGCGATTATTTAATTAGTAAAAGTTTCAAGGTCTTTAGTGAACATGAGAAGATTGTAACCTCTAGATTACATGGGCATATCATGGCATGTTTGTTAAATAAGGAAAATCTTTTACTTGATAACTCTTACGGAAAAAACTCTGAATATTTTAAAGCATGGACCTATAGAGTCACGAATAGTGATTTAATACAAATTGATGATCAACAAGAAAAACTGGAATCATCCCAGTAA
- a CDS encoding YveK family protein, translating to MEEISLKQLINVLKRRLFLMTLITLTFLASGWLFTKYVITPTYETSTQLIVTPSQKQGDAYTSREQLINTYNVIITSPRILQQVINELSLERTHSSLRESVSVKSEGQSQVVTIRVKDRNPELTMQIADRIALVFQREVIEIMNFNNLSVLTPAELPTAPVSPNLMLNMIISLVVGGMLAVGISLLLELFHNTFRSEDEIEKALKLPVLGTIMNIEIKKIDMKSQQVKAISRQIESLDGGEPVGT from the coding sequence ATGGAAGAAATCAGTTTAAAACAATTGATAAATGTCTTAAAACGGCGCTTATTCTTAATGACACTTATAACTTTGACATTTTTAGCTTCAGGATGGCTATTTACCAAGTATGTGATCACACCAACATATGAAACTTCTACTCAACTAATCGTCACACCTTCACAAAAGCAAGGAGACGCATATACTTCAAGAGAGCAATTAATAAACACCTACAATGTCATTATTACTTCACCTAGAATTTTACAACAAGTAATTAATGAGCTTTCGTTAGAACGAACTCATAGTTCGTTACGTGAGAGTGTAAGTGTTAAAAGTGAGGGACAATCTCAGGTTGTAACGATTAGAGTAAAAGATCGCAATCCAGAATTAACCATGCAAATTGCTGATCGAATTGCCCTTGTTTTTCAAAGAGAGGTTATTGAGATTATGAATTTCAATAATTTGTCGGTATTAACACCAGCCGAACTACCAACTGCTCCAGTCAGTCCTAATTTAATGCTAAATATGATTATATCTCTTGTTGTAGGAGGGATGCTAGCTGTCGGAATTAGCTTGTTACTAGAGTTATTTCATAATACGTTTCGGTCTGAAGATGAAATAGAAAAAGCACTTAAACTACCTGTTCTTGGAACTATTATGAATATTGAAATAAAGAAAATAGATATGAAATCACAACAAGTAAAAGCAATATCACGCCAAATTGAATCTTTGGATGGAGGAGAACCTGTTGGAACATAA
- a CDS encoding polysaccharide biosynthesis protein codes for MTYRQRLSLFIAIDSSIVLTAIFISSLLVSADLNILTFPIIMCSIVILSSHHFFAVVLKLYKKVWEYASIAELLIIFKVVTFSIIIAAIVQQFILHDNLFRILVITWMLHILLIGSSRFFWRMYRDRKVNSVDHKKRTLIIGAGSAGTMVARQLLKSNEGKLLPVAFIDDEFKKHHLDILGIPVVGGIGYIETAVEKLNIDYIIIAIPSLSKKRLNIIFEACSKTKTKTQILPMLEDLVTGKVSVTQFRDVQVEDLLGRETVQLNIDKILGFLTNKVVLVTGAGGSIGSEICRQVSTFSPYKIILLGHGENSIYSIELELKEKYGHTDIEFITEIADIQDANRMTAVMKKHRPTVVYHAAAHKHVPLMERNPEEAVKNNLIGTKNVAMAASLAGVETFVMISSDKAVNPTSVMGATKRLSEMLIQNLDKTSNTKFVAVRFGNVLGSRGSVIPLFKKQIEKGGPVTITHPEMVRYFMTIPEASRLVIQAGSLAKGGEIFVLDMGEPVKIVDLARKLIVLSGHSLEDIEIEFTGMRPGEKLYEELLKAEEVQEQQIYPKIYIGKTVNLYMKEIEDIMNKYSSLDKESLTETLLNLANNNFPIKPLLTIPS; via the coding sequence ATGACGTACAGACAGAGACTGTCATTATTCATTGCTATTGACTCAAGCATTGTGTTAACTGCAATTTTTATTAGCAGCTTATTAGTAAGTGCTGATTTAAACATTCTGACATTCCCAATTATCATGTGTTCAATAGTTATCTTATCGAGTCATCATTTCTTTGCGGTCGTTTTAAAACTCTATAAAAAAGTTTGGGAGTACGCTAGTATAGCAGAATTATTGATTATTTTTAAAGTAGTAACGTTTTCAATCATAATTGCTGCGATTGTGCAGCAATTCATCCTCCATGACAACTTATTTCGAATACTAGTAATAACATGGATGCTTCATATTTTACTAATCGGAAGTTCACGTTTTTTTTGGAGAATGTATCGGGATCGTAAAGTGAACTCAGTTGATCATAAAAAAAGAACATTAATAATTGGTGCTGGTTCTGCTGGAACAATGGTAGCAAGACAGTTATTAAAAAGTAATGAAGGTAAATTATTACCAGTCGCTTTTATTGATGATGAATTTAAAAAACATCACTTGGATATTCTGGGAATTCCTGTTGTTGGAGGAATTGGTTATATAGAGACAGCGGTTGAAAAACTAAACATTGATTATATTATCATTGCAATTCCTTCACTTAGTAAAAAAAGATTGAATATTATATTTGAAGCGTGTTCGAAAACAAAAACGAAAACGCAAATATTACCAATGTTAGAGGATCTGGTAACTGGTAAGGTCTCGGTAACACAATTTCGTGATGTTCAAGTTGAAGACCTTCTTGGTAGAGAAACGGTTCAACTTAATATTGATAAAATACTAGGGTTTCTAACTAATAAAGTTGTCTTAGTGACAGGAGCTGGCGGTTCGATTGGATCAGAAATTTGTCGTCAGGTATCAACTTTTAGCCCTTACAAGATCATTCTATTAGGGCATGGTGAAAACAGTATCTATTCTATTGAGCTGGAGTTAAAAGAAAAATACGGTCATACAGATATAGAATTTATAACAGAAATTGCTGATATTCAAGACGCAAACAGAATGACTGCTGTTATGAAGAAACATCGACCTACTGTAGTTTATCATGCGGCTGCTCATAAGCATGTTCCTCTAATGGAACGCAACCCAGAAGAAGCTGTTAAAAACAATTTAATAGGCACGAAAAATGTAGCAATGGCAGCAAGTCTGGCAGGGGTTGAAACGTTTGTCATGATTTCGTCTGATAAAGCTGTTAATCCAACAAGTGTCATGGGCGCAACGAAAAGACTATCAGAAATGCTTATTCAAAATCTAGATAAAACTAGTAATACAAAGTTCGTTGCAGTTCGATTTGGAAATGTACTAGGGAGTAGAGGAAGTGTTATCCCTTTATTCAAAAAACAAATTGAAAAAGGTGGCCCAGTTACGATAACACATCCTGAGATGGTTCGTTACTTTATGACCATTCCAGAAGCTTCACGACTAGTTATCCAAGCTGGATCGCTAGCAAAGGGTGGAGAGATATTTGTATTAGATATGGGTGAACCAGTTAAGATCGTAGACTTAGCAAGAAAGTTAATCGTTTTATCCGGTCATTCACTAGAGGATATTGAGATAGAATTTACTGGAATGAGACCAGGTGAGAAATTATATGAAGAATTATTAAAAGCTGAAGAAGTTCAGGAACAACAAATTTATCCAAAGATTTATATTGGTAAAACAGTTAACCTTTATATGAAAGAAATAGAAGATATCATGAATAAATATTCAAGTTTAGATAAAGAATCGCTAACGGAAACATTGTTAAATCTAGCAAATAACAATTTTCCAATTAAGCCATTACTAACAATTCCTAGTTAA
- the murJ gene encoding murein biosynthesis integral membrane protein MurJ, with protein sequence MKKTVIILMILTIISKILGFMRDVTLSFFYGASNISDVFLIALTIPTIFFAIIGQGIVTGYIPMCSLIKNKDGYEKATRYTNNTINIVMVTCTILIIIGLLFTEAIVKIIASGFEGSVLELAVVFTRITMVGIYFTALIYIFSSYLQIKGLFYVQGIMGLPLNIFFIAAIIISAKTNVYILAMGSLFAIASQLILIVIYAYKKNYRYQLILDFKDENIRKMVLLALPAIMGASITQINVMLDRTIASRISEGGISALNYASTLSSFILGIFVLSISTVIFPKISKMAVEKNLEGIKKSTSDAINVITLLVIPATIGYIIYAGPIVKLLFGRGAFDESAVLMTSYALIFYSIGIIGFGIREVLSKTFYSLQDVKTPMLNAGIAMILNIVLNIILSKFLGIGGLALATSISAIFCTILLMFSLRKKIGSFGMKGITKSFVKILMASIIMGIISKLLYIYFITTIGLTISLLLSICIAIIVYVLIISFMKIDVVDLFIDELKNKLKILKETNIPQSSKVRKKA encoded by the coding sequence ATGAAAAAGACTGTAATCATCTTAATGATATTAACAATCATTTCAAAAATTTTAGGGTTTATGAGGGATGTTACTTTATCATTTTTTTATGGAGCATCGAATATTAGTGATGTGTTCTTAATTGCTTTAACAATCCCAACTATATTTTTCGCAATCATAGGGCAAGGAATTGTTACTGGTTATATACCTATGTGTAGCCTCATTAAAAATAAAGATGGCTATGAAAAGGCAACTAGATATACAAACAATACTATAAATATTGTTATGGTGACATGTACAATTTTAATTATAATCGGATTATTGTTTACAGAGGCAATTGTTAAAATTATTGCCTCTGGATTTGAAGGTAGTGTCTTAGAATTAGCGGTAGTCTTTACAAGAATTACTATGGTAGGTATTTACTTCACTGCATTAATTTATATTTTTTCTTCTTATCTTCAAATTAAAGGCTTATTTTATGTGCAGGGAATTATGGGGCTTCCATTAAACATTTTTTTTATAGCAGCAATAATAATTAGTGCAAAAACGAATGTATATATTTTAGCTATGGGCAGTTTATTCGCTATTGCATCTCAGTTAATATTAATCGTTATTTATGCATATAAAAAAAATTATCGATATCAATTAATCTTAGATTTTAAGGATGAAAATATAAGAAAAATGGTTTTGTTAGCTCTTCCGGCAATAATGGGTGCTTCGATTACACAGATTAATGTAATGCTCGATCGCACGATAGCATCACGGATATCTGAGGGAGGTATTTCTGCTTTAAACTATGCGAGCACATTAAGTAGCTTTATCTTAGGGATATTCGTTTTATCTATTTCTACTGTTATTTTTCCAAAAATTTCTAAAATGGCAGTAGAAAAAAACTTAGAAGGAATAAAAAAATCGACTTCTGACGCAATTAATGTTATTACCTTGCTAGTCATTCCAGCTACGATTGGGTATATCATTTATGCTGGGCCCATTGTAAAGTTATTGTTTGGGAGAGGAGCATTTGATGAGAGTGCGGTATTAATGACATCTTATGCCTTAATATTCTATTCAATAGGTATTATTGGTTTTGGAATCAGAGAGGTATTGTCTAAAACATTTTATTCTCTTCAAGATGTTAAGACACCAATGCTCAATGCTGGGATAGCAATGATATTAAATATCGTTTTAAACATTATCTTATCAAAATTTTTAGGAATTGGTGGTTTGGCCCTTGCAACAAGTATATCAGCGATTTTTTGCACAATTCTCTTAATGTTTAGCCTGCGGAAGAAGATAGGTAGTTTTGGGATGAAAGGCATTACCAAATCATTTGTTAAAATACTCATGGCTTCAATAATTATGGGGATTATCAGTAAGCTTCTCTATATCTACTTCATTACTACAATAGGGTTAACGATATCGCTACTACTTTCAATTTGTATAGCAATCATTGTGTACGTGTTGATTATTTCCTTCATGAAGATCGATGTCGTAGATTTATTTATAGATGAACTTAAGAACAAGCTAAAAATACTAAAGGAAACGAATATTCCTCAAAGTAGTAAAGTAAGGAAAAAGGCATAG
- a CDS encoding O-antigen ligase family protein, which produces MAIFLNQSDVLFGVNISFADFFCVIILMVLAFSHCLIIPIIPIVFFLVVSMSVLLTAVFYVPFHFELYLDPIKIISDYIKLCATILYFFIGYNLANLNLITKTIKWYSIFGILIGLLGVTLTVLNLKIFSQVLFYADTRYKGLMIDPNYFSVILITSSVYLTRLKEMKVKWKLVIFIITFLSVLAAGSKTGLITLFCYLLIRTFEYVFSKKKNIKMLVIQLVLIVMTIIITTMAFNFFQQFISDLATSRPSFARVYLLFADFNGAVSGNGSERDRTWYVALQIIKLSPLFGIGIGTYTSIASSMFNYNNVAHNTFLQITAEWGLPLAVFFLSYLFYTLGKATFSKSINTETNLILRDIIIIVLFGSMAITLSNARILWFFLGAIVYSLDRNKINSTNK; this is translated from the coding sequence ATGGCGATATTTCTAAATCAATCAGATGTTCTTTTTGGTGTAAATATTTCATTTGCTGATTTTTTTTGCGTGATAATTTTAATGGTATTAGCATTTAGTCATTGTTTAATTATACCGATTATTCCTATTGTATTTTTCCTAGTGGTTTCTATGAGCGTCCTGTTAACTGCAGTATTTTATGTTCCGTTTCATTTCGAACTATATCTAGATCCAATAAAAATTATTAGTGATTATATTAAATTATGTGCCACTATTCTTTATTTCTTCATTGGCTATAATCTTGCAAATTTAAACTTAATAACTAAAACAATCAAATGGTATTCAATTTTTGGTATTCTAATTGGTCTGTTAGGAGTTACATTAACAGTGTTAAATCTAAAGATATTTTCACAAGTTTTGTTTTATGCAGATACTAGGTATAAAGGTCTTATGATTGACCCAAATTATTTTTCAGTCATACTAATTACCTCATCAGTTTATTTAACAAGGCTCAAAGAAATGAAGGTGAAATGGAAATTAGTAATTTTTATCATAACATTTTTATCAGTTTTAGCTGCAGGATCTAAAACAGGGTTAATCACTCTCTTCTGTTATTTATTGATTAGGACTTTTGAGTATGTGTTTTCGAAAAAGAAAAACATCAAAATGTTAGTAATTCAACTAGTGTTGATTGTAATGACAATTATAATCACTACAATGGCATTCAACTTTTTTCAGCAGTTCATTAGTGACCTAGCAACCAGTAGACCTTCATTTGCTAGAGTTTATCTTTTATTTGCAGACTTTAACGGTGCTGTTTCGGGTAATGGTTCAGAAAGAGATAGAACTTGGTACGTTGCATTACAAATCATTAAATTATCTCCACTCTTTGGTATAGGTATTGGAACCTATACTTCAATTGCATCATCGATGTTTAATTATAATAATGTTGCTCATAATACGTTTTTACAGATTACTGCTGAATGGGGGCTTCCTTTAGCAGTTTTCTTTTTATCTTATCTCTTTTATACACTTGGAAAGGCAACATTCTCTAAATCAATTAATACCGAAACTAATCTAATACTAAGAGACATAATCATCATTGTTTTATTTGGTTCTATGGCCATTACGTTGAGTAATGCGCGCATACTTTGGTTTTTCCTAGGAGCAATTGTGTATTCACTAGATAGGAATAAAATTAATTCCACCAATAAATAA
- a CDS encoding DegT/DnrJ/EryC1/StrS family aminotransferase — translation MNNDKIFLSPPHMSGNEMDYIQEAFETNWIAPVGPNIDAFEKEMANYIEANDAVAVSSGTAAIHLALSLLNVGKGDRVFCSSLTFVASANPILYQGGEPVFIDSEPESWNMSPEALERALHEAFLEKKLPKAIIVVHLYGQSAKMDEIMALANHYNVPIIEDAAESLGSTYKGKASGVLGELGIYSFNGNKIITTSGGGMLVCQNSDLAKKARFLATQARDEALHYQHSKLGFNYRMSNVLAGIGRAQLEVLEDRVAIRRTVFQRYHQELHQLPGVFFMEELQHTRSNRWLTTLTIDKEVTGVSTNSILKSLSDANIEARPVWKPLHLQPLFKGTKFYLHREDQCVSERLFNTGICLPSGSSLKEVEQMMVIDCLRNAMNC, via the coding sequence ATGAATAATGACAAGATCTTTTTATCTCCACCACATATGAGCGGAAATGAAATGGATTATATCCAAGAAGCCTTTGAAACGAATTGGATTGCTCCTGTTGGTCCAAATATTGATGCCTTTGAAAAAGAAATGGCAAACTATATAGAAGCTAATGATGCTGTTGCAGTAAGTTCTGGTACTGCTGCCATTCATTTAGCTCTTTCTTTATTAAATGTAGGAAAAGGGGATCGGGTTTTTTGTTCTAGTTTAACATTTGTCGCAAGTGCAAACCCAATCTTGTATCAAGGAGGAGAACCTGTATTTATCGACTCTGAGCCTGAATCATGGAATATGTCACCCGAAGCGTTAGAAAGAGCTTTACATGAAGCTTTTTTAGAAAAAAAACTTCCAAAAGCCATTATTGTTGTTCACTTATATGGGCAAAGTGCAAAAATGGATGAAATCATGGCTTTAGCTAATCATTATAACGTTCCTATAATTGAAGATGCTGCTGAATCCCTTGGCTCAACATATAAAGGAAAAGCAAGTGGTGTCCTTGGTGAACTTGGGATTTATTCATTCAATGGTAATAAAATAATAACTACATCAGGTGGGGGAATGCTAGTTTGTCAAAATAGTGATTTGGCAAAGAAAGCTAGATTTTTAGCAACTCAAGCTAGGGATGAAGCACTTCACTACCAACATAGCAAACTAGGATTTAATTATCGCATGAGTAACGTCTTAGCTGGCATTGGAAGAGCACAATTAGAAGTGTTAGAAGATAGAGTCGCAATAAGACGGACAGTCTTTCAAAGGTATCACCAGGAACTACACCAGTTACCTGGTGTTTTTTTTATGGAAGAATTACAGCACACGCGTTCAAACCGGTGGTTAACAACACTTACGATTGATAAAGAAGTAACTGGGGTATCGACAAATTCAATTTTGAAATCACTTTCAGATGCAAATATTGAAGCCCGACCTGTATGGAAGCCACTCCATTTACAGCCGTTGTTCAAAGGAACAAAGTTTTATTTACACCGAGAAGATCAGTGTGTGTCTGAAAGGTTATTTAATACAGGGATATGCTTACCTTCGGGATCTAGTTTGAAAGAGGTGGAACAGATGATGGTTATTGATTGTTTAAGAAATGCGATGAATTGCTAA
- a CDS encoding sugar transferase → MKRLFDFVISVCLLVVLFPVFIIVALLVRMKLGTPIIYKQQRPGLYNKPFFLYKFRSMSNELDIKGFLLSDEKRLTTFGMALRKYSLDELPQLINVIKGDISLVGPRPLLMRYLPLYSKEHLRRHNVRPGITGWAQVNGRNSISWEEKFNLDVWYVDNYSILLDLKILLLTVHKVFKSDGINQEGHATVEDFEGYQKEKSKALN, encoded by the coding sequence ATGAAAAGATTATTTGATTTTGTAATCTCTGTTTGTTTATTAGTTGTTCTGTTTCCTGTTTTTATTATTGTTGCATTGTTAGTGAGGATGAAACTAGGAACACCAATTATATATAAGCAACAACGCCCAGGCTTATATAATAAGCCTTTTTTTCTTTATAAATTTCGTAGTATGTCAAATGAATTAGATATTAAAGGATTTTTATTATCTGATGAAAAAAGATTGACAACATTTGGGATGGCACTTAGAAAATATAGTCTAGATGAATTGCCACAGCTAATCAATGTGATAAAAGGTGATATTAGTCTAGTTGGACCAAGACCATTACTAATGAGGTATCTTCCGTTATATTCTAAAGAACATTTAAGAAGGCATAACGTTAGACCAGGAATTACTGGTTGGGCACAAGTGAATGGTAGAAACTCTATTTCGTGGGAAGAGAAATTCAACTTAGATGTTTGGTATGTAGATAATTATAGTATACTTCTCGATCTGAAAATTTTACTTTTGACTGTTCATAAAGTGTTTAAATCTGATGGAATTAATCAGGAAGGCCATGCAACTGTCGAGGATTTTGAAGGTTATCAAAAAGAAAAATCTAAAGCTTTGAATTGA